In Papaver somniferum cultivar HN1 chromosome 1, ASM357369v1, whole genome shotgun sequence, a genomic segment contains:
- the LOC113314305 gene encoding probable serine/threonine-protein kinase kinX, with the protein MASVQVETAPVEVVNTHVTEAPVVVEEPSVAVTHEEVISKPSEEETTLQTEASPVDVEKVAEEVVAVPSHVESTETNDEPIITSTTAEREVEVEEPKSAAPQEEVEKENIEPSATEEVTVVEKLEAESVAADTEVLIERQLDTAEEVVEEQVTPAAEEVVAATTTDAVSIEDPVVEAEATVTSDAADAAIAEEPIVAASTPAAVEDEVVVEEPVATPTPAVVEEEIVASDTTDAVVVEEPPVIVAATTRDVDQEEITTPSTSTDAAVVEETVDVAASTPEVVEEETAKSVTDDAVVVEEPIVVAATTRDVDQEDVAVVAATTDAVVVEEPVIAVTPGPEAVEEEIVPSPVVDEVVVEEPTVVVATSREADQEESVVSFDDAVVVDEPVAVVSAPAHIEEETITSAAVEEPKVTQEEEKVEEKKVEEEPAVVAAASTDAVVEDEPVVVVSAPAHMEEDIKTSVAVEEPKVAQEEEKVEEKKVEEEKAIAI; encoded by the exons ATGGCTTCTGTCCAG GTCGAAACTGCTCCAGTAGAGGTGGTGAACACCCATGTAACCGAAGCACCAGTAGTGGTTGAAGAACCATCAGTTGCAGTTACTCATGAAGAAGTTATTTCAAAACCATCAGAAGAAGAAACAACTTTACAAACTGAAGCTTCTCCAGTCGACGTCGAAAAGGTTGCAGAGGAAGTTGTAGCTGTTCCTTCCCATGTTGAATCAACAGAGACAAATGATGAACCAATCATCACTAGTACTACTGCGGAGCGCGAAGTTGAAGTAGAAGAACCAAAATCAGCAGCACCACAGGAAGAAGTAGAGAAGGAAAACATTGAACCTTCTGCAACTGAAGAAGTTACAGTTGTAGAAAAACTAGAAGCAGAATCAGTCGCTGCTGACACCGAAGTCCTAATAGAAAGACAACTAGATACCGCGGAGGAAGTAGTAGAAGAGCAAGTAACCCCAGCTGCTGAAGAAGTTGTAGCTGCTACAACCACTGACGCTGTTTCAATAGAAGATCCCGTTGTTGAAGCAGAAGCCACCGTAACTTCAGACGCCGCTGATGCTGCAATAGCAGAAGAGCCAATTGTTGCTGCTTCCACTCCCGCagctgttgaagatgaagttgtagTAGAAGAGCCGGTTGCCACTCCCACTCCTgcagttgttgaagaagaaatcGTCGCTTCTGACACAACTGATGCAGTTGTAGTAGAAGAGCCACCAGTTATCGTAGCAGCCACCACTCGAGATGTTGATCAAGAAGAAATCACAACTCCTTCCACCAGCACTGATGCAGCAGTAGTAGAAGAAACTGTTGATGTTGCAGCTTCCACTCCAGAAGTTGTCGAAGAAGAGACTGCAAAATCAGTTACCGATGATGCAGTAGTAGTAGAAGAGCCAATTGTTGTAGCTGCAACTACCCGAGATGTTGATCAAGAGGACGTCGCAGTTGTTGCTGCGACTACTGATGCAGTAGTAGTAGAAGAGCCAGTTATTGCCGTAACTCCAGGTCCGGAGGCTGTTGAAGAGGAGATTGTACCTTCTCCCGTCGTTGACGAAGTAGTAGTAGAAGAGCCAACTGTAGTTGTTGCAACTTCTCGAGAAGCTGATCAAGAAGAATCTGTAGTTTCTTTCGATGATGCAGTAGTAGTAGACGAGCCAGTTGCTGTTGTTTCTGCTCCCGCACATATTGAAGAAGAAACCATAACTTCTGCTGCCGTTGAAGAACCTAAAGTAACCCAAGAAGAAGAGAAGGTTGAGGAGAAGAAGGTCGAAGAAGAGCCAGCTGTAGTTGCTGCTGCTTCTACAGATGCAGTTGTAGAAGACGAGCCAGTTGTTGTTGTTTCTGCACCCGCACACATGGAGGAAGATATTAAAACTTCTGTTGCCGTTGAAGAACCAAAAGTAgcccaagaagaagagaaagttGAGGAGAAGAAGGTTGAAGAAGAGAAAGCCATTGCTATATGA